In Lodderomyces elongisporus chromosome 1, complete sequence, a genomic segment contains:
- the VRG4 gene encoding GDP-mannose transporter into the lumen of the Golgi: protein MEKSSSPQLGNSHTFANSIVNSGPISIIAYCFSSILMTITNKYVVSGLNFNLNFFLLAVQSFVCVATIASLKSLNVITYRQFNKDEAKKWMPIVILLVGMIYTGSKALQYLSIPVYTIFKNLTIILIAYGEVLWFGGKVTPMTLSSFLLMVFSSIIAYWGDNAEVKTSDDQFTMYLGYFWMIINCFSSASFVLIMRKRIKLTNFKDFDTVFYNNLLSVPILLILTFGFEDWSAANLERNFPPESRTAVIVAMVLSGASTIAISYCSAWCVRVTSSTTYSMVGALNKLPIALSGLIFFEAAVNFWSVSSIFVGFVAGLVYSVAKQKQAKEAQVLPTSK, encoded by the coding sequence ATGGAAAAATCTAGCTCACCACAGTTGGGCAACAGCCACACGTTCGCCAACAGCATTGTTAACTCAGGCCCAATTTCAATCATTGCATACTGTTTCTCATCCATTTTGATGACAATCACCAATAAGTATGTTGTTTCAGGTTTAAACTTTAACTTGaatttcttccttttggCTGTCCAGTcatttgtttgtgttgCTACTATTGCATCCTTGAAGAGTTTAAACGTCATCACTTATAGACAGTTTAACAAGGACGAAGCCAAAAAGTGGATGCCCATTGTTATCTTGTTGGTTGGTATGATCTACACCGGTTCTAAAGCTTTGCAATACTTGTCGATCCCAGTCTACACCATTTTCAAGAACCTCACCATCATCTTGATTGCTTACGGTGAAGTTCTCTGGTTTGGTGGTAAAGTTACCCCCATGACCTTgtcttctttcttgttgATGGTTTTCTCCTCGATCATTGCTTACTGGGGTGACAATGCCGAGGTCAAGACCAGCGATGACCAATTCACAATGTACTTGGGTTACTTTTGGATGATCATCAATTGTTTCTCATCCGCCTCTTTTGTCTTGATTATGAGAAAGAGAATCAAGTTGACCAACTTTAAGGATTTCGACACTGTGTTTTACAACAATTTGTTGTCTGTGCCAATCTTGTTGATTCTcacttttggttttgaagACTGGTCTGCTGCAAACTTGGAAAGAAACTTTCCACCAGAAAGCAGAACCGCTGTCATTGTTGCCATGGTTTTGAGTGGTGCCTCCACCATTGCCATCTCCTACTGTAGTGCTTGGTGTGTCAGAGTTACTTCATCCACTACATACTCCATGGTGGGCGCTTTGAACAAGTTGCCAATTGCATTGAGTGGGTTGATCTTTTTCGAAGCTGCTGTCAACTTTTGGTCAGTTTCTTCCATCTTTGTCGGTTTTGTTGCAGGTTTAGTATACTCGGTGGCCAAGCAAAAGCAAGCAAAGGAAGCACAAGTCTTGCCAACCTCGAAATAA